A window of Deltaproteobacteria bacterium genomic DNA:
TCCGCGTCCCACGAAAATGGTGGAACCCATGCCTGCCAGGGAGAACACCGTGCTGAAAAGCTGGCGGGCGAACTCGTTTCCGGCGAAGGATTTTTCGCCGTAGATGGCCGAAAGCACCTCCTTCAGTCGTCCGGGATATTTTTCGTCAAAGGCCCGGAAGGTTTTTTTGCTCAATTCGTTTGAAGTTGCGATGTGCTCTAAAACTTCCCGGTCAACCACCTTCAAGCCCGTGCGGTTTGAAACGATGTCGGCGATTTCAAGCGCCCCGACGCCAATCTTGCGGGAAAAGCAGATGCAAGGGGGGATGTTGACCGTGGAAAAACTGCGGCGCATCCTCTCAGGGGCCTTTTCCATGTCGGAGATGTATTTTTGGGCGACGCTTTCGGCTTCGGGCCTTTTTTTGGCGTAGGCTCCGGGCGTGTACTCCTTGCCGCCTATGAAATATTTTACCATCCCTCCTCCTTGGCCGTTTTGGACAGCGTATATGACGGGCTCTTTTAACACCAGGGGCGGCCTTTTTCAAGGGCCGCCCCGGAAAGGTTCAACGGACTGCCTGTCTGCTATGCCTTAAAAAGCCGCCTGATAAAAAAGGCCGCCGCCAAAAGGACAAGCACCGGCAGTATAAGGCCTCTGTGCCCGGACCCGCCGGCCGTGACGGTTTCCACGAAACAACCGCCGCCGCTCTTGGCCACCGACTTGGGACCGACGCCGATGGTTTCAGATGACGCGCCTGCGGCTCCCGGCGGATCCGGCGGAGTGTCGCCTGCCGAGGCGGCAATCGCCATGCCCACCGCGCCGCCCAGGCCCTTGTCCACCCACCGCGCCGCCGCCGATTTCAGGCTCTGCGGAATAAGGGCCTTGCACAAAAGGCTGTCCTCCTTGAGCGCCAGGCGTATGTAAACCGGCATTCCGGTCCTGTTCTTAAGCCAGTAGCCGGTCTGGGACTCAAGGCTGCCGCTTGCAAAGGCTATCTCCTCGTACCAGGCCCCCGGCTCGCCCTGTGCGCCCTTGAATTTCCAGAAGCTCTGGTCGGTGATTACGTTTTCGGGATCGGTTACGCCGGTCCAGGTCTCGCCATCCACGCTTATCTCGATCCTGTGGGAAACGAGGCCTGCCGCGCACTTCCACGGATGCGAAATCAGGTTCCATCCGGGGTACAGGACCGAGTAGAACGTTGAGCCCGCCGTGTTGGCTGCGGAAAGGGCCGCTTCGGACAGGGTGGTGTTGTTGCGGGCTATGAGCCAGTAGGCGAAGCCCTGGCCCTGGGCGAAGTCGTCATCGAAACGGCCAAGGTTGGCGTTGGTTGCTTC
This region includes:
- a CDS encoding cytidylate kinase-like family protein, coding for MVKYFIGGKEYTPGAYAKKRPEAESVAQKYISDMEKAPERMRRSFSTVNIPPCICFSRKIGVGALEIADIVSNRTGLKVVDREVLEHIATSNELSKKTFRAFDEKYPGRLKEVLSAIYGEKSFAGNEFARQLFSTVFSLAGMGSTIFVGRGTHLMLPRERVLAVRFIASKEFRTKRLAEALSVSEDEASPKLDQIDAEQKDYFKNIFNVDIASAYEFDMIINREHLRSTELAARLVETAFREKFGLPSTGHTGE